The DNA window CAACACAGTCTGCGAAGAAGCTCTCTGCCCAAACATAAACGAATGCTGGGGAGAAGGAACTGCAACAATAATGATAATGGGAGAAATATGCACAAGAGGATGTAGGTTCTGCAACGTGAAAACTGGTAACCCAAAAGGGTACCTTGATAAGGAAGAACCATTTAGAGTCGCTCAGGCTGTCAAGGAGTGGGATTTAAAATATGTAGTCCTAACCTCCGTAGATAGAGACGACCTACCTGACGGTGGCGCTGAACACTTTGCTAAAACAATTAGTCATATAAAAAAACTAAATCCCAACACTTACGTTGAAGCTTTAATACCCGATTTTCAAGGCAATTTAAATTCCCTGAAAACAGTTTTAGATTCTGAACCAGATGTTCTTGCCCATAACGTAGAAACCGTAGAGAGATTAACACCTATTGTAAGAGATAAGAGGGCAAACTACTGGCAAAGTATTAAAATACTTGAAGAGGCAAAGAAATATAAACCTAACATATACACAAAGTCAGGCTTAATGGTTGGACTTTCTGAAACAGAAGAGGAGGTAATAAAAACTTTGAGAGACTTAAGAAACGCAGGAGTAGATATCGTTACGATCGGGCAGTATCTAAGACCCTCTTCTGATAAAAAATTTCTTGAGGTTAAAGAATATGTTCACCCTGATAAGTTTAATTTTTATAGGGAAAAGGCATTAGAGCTTGGATTTATCTATTGTGCTGCAGGTCCCCTTGTTAGGAGCTCTTATAAGGCATATCAGGCATTCTACATGAGCTTTTTGGCCCCAAAGAAAACTAACCTTCTTTATCTTTAAAGAGCCTTACATATTCTTTGTACATACACCTATCCTCGATCACGTCGATACCAAGTTCTTTTAATTTATGGGTAGATTTGCTTTTTATTCCCTCTTGTAGCCATAAAACTTTAACATCGCCTTTTAAGTTTCTTCTTTTTATAATATCTTCAACGATCTTTGGAACTTCTTCAGAAGGTCTAAAAACTTGGACAATTTCTATTTTCTCTTCTACATCCAAAATACTTTTATAACTTTTTCTTCCCAATATTTTTTCATGATTTGGATTAACTGGAATTACATTATAGCCTTTACTTATCAAAAACACAGGAACTTTCCTTGCAGGCTTCTCAGGATTTGTTGAAAAACCAACTGTTGCTATATTTTTATACTCTAAAAGTATCTTCTTGATTTTTTCATCACTCATAGGTTTAATATTATAATACATAAAGGCTCACTTTTAAAAAATTAGCTTTTTAATTTCACTTAATTTCGAAAGCTATTGTTCTTTAGCTCATTTTAATTTTTAAGGTTATCCAATTTTTCCAATTGCTGAAAAGACCAAATTTACTCAAAAAATCTGGGAATTCTAAATATTTTAAATTTATCTCGTATTTTTAGCATTTAGAAGAAGATAAAAATACATCCAAACCTAATTTTAGCTATTTTTTTATAAAAGACGACACTTTGGATTCCTTCTAGAATAAGAAAAAATTGGATAAAGAAATAGCTGCTACTCTAATAGAGTTATCAAAGGTGTTATAGTATAATTAAAGAATGAGAAGGAAGGCTACTATCATTCAATCAATACAAAAACAAATTTTTGAGACTTTGTTGCCTCAAGAAATGATTAAAATTACAGAAAAAGAATATAAAGAATTTATCAAAAATCGAGATTTTGTAGTTATAGAAAATGTAAAAATTTTTTAANNNNNNATTGAAATTACAGAAAAAGAATATAAAGAATTTATCAAAAATCGAGATTTTGTAGTTATAGAAAATGTAAAAATTTTTTAATCAAAGGAATGGAACATAGAAAAATTTGAACCGGAAAATTTTAAATTAGAAACTACTTCCGTATGGTCTTTCCCAGAGAGAGGTGAGTGGGGTACTCATAAGGGAAACTATCGTGCTAATTGGTCTCCTTACATTCCGAGGAATCTAATACTCCGTTATACAAATGAAGGTGACGTGGTTTTAGATCAAATGGTAGGATCCGGAACTACGCTAGTAGAATGTAAACTTTTAAACAGAAAAGGAATAGGTGTAGATATTAATCTCGATGCTATAATGATAACTAGGAACAGGTTAGATTTTAAATACAAGTACGAACCTAAAATTAAAACTTATGTAGGAGATGCTAGAAATTTAAATTTAATCCCAGATGAAAGTATTGATTTAATTGCTACACATCCCCCNNNNNNNNNNNNNNNNNNNNNNNNNNNNNNNNNNNNNNNNNNNNNNNNNNNNNNNNNNNNNNNNNNNNNNNNNNNNNNNNNNNNNNNNNNNNNNNNNNNNNNNNNNNNNNNNNNNNNNNNNNNNNNNNNNNNNNNNNNNNNNNNNNNNNNNNNNNNNNNNNNNNNNNNNNNNNNNNNNNNNNNNNNNNNNNNNNNNNNNNNNNNNNNNNNN is part of the Candidatus Hydrothermales bacterium genome and encodes:
- the lipA gene encoding lipoyl synthase, producing MKEKKPDWFKIKLYFNENFAKVRKTLREKNLNTVCEEALCPNINECWGEGTATIMIMGEICTRGCRFCNVKTGNPKGYLDKEEPFRVAQAVKEWDLKYVVLTSVDRDDLPDGGAEHFAKTISHIKKLNPNTYVEALIPDFQGNLNSLKTVLDSEPDVLAHNVETVERLTPIVRDKRANYWQSIKILEEAKKYKPNIYTKSGLMVGLSETEEEVIKTLRDLRNAGVDIVTIGQYLRPSSDKKFLEVKEYVHPDKFNFYREKALELGFIYCAAGPLVRSSYKAYQAFYMSFLAPKKTNLLYL
- a CDS encoding CoA-binding protein produces the protein MYYNIKPMSDEKIKKILLEYKNIATVGFSTNPEKPARKVPVFLISKGYNVIPVNPNHEKILGRKSYKSILDVEEKIEIVQVFRPSEEVPKIVEDIIKRRNLKGDVKVLWLQEGIKSKSTHKLKELGIDVIEDRCMYKEYVRLFKDKEG